One segment of Plasmodium gaboni strain SY75 chromosome 3, whole genome shotgun sequence DNA contains the following:
- a CDS encoding putative 40S ribosomal protein S3A yields MAVGKNKRTSKGKKGGKKKVTDVFTKKEWYDLKAPKMFLVRNFGKTLVTKTIGKKLATDSLKGRIYEVNLADLNNDEDQAHKKIKLSCDHIINRDCYTDFCGLSITRDKLCSLIRKGYTLIEGHTDVKTLDNYHLRMFCIAFTKKRQNQTKSTCYAQTSQIKKIRKKMVDIMTAEASKVLLKDLVKKFIPESIGKEIEKQCKKIYPLQNVLIRKVKILKRPKLDISKLMELHTDPKEEAGKNVNALPESKEATNILTAELKH; encoded by the exons atggcagtaggaaaaaataaaagaacaTCCAAGGGAAAAAAAGgtggaaaaaaaaaagttacagatgtttttacaaaaaaagaatgGTATGATTTAAAGGCCCCAAAAATGTTTTTGGTCAGAAATTTTGGTAAAACCTTAGTCACAAAAACGATAGGAAAGA AATTGGCCACTGATAGTTTGAAGGGAAGAATTTATGAAGTAAACTTGGCCGACCTTAACAACGATGAAGATCAAGCCCATAAGAAAATCAAATTAAGTTGTGaccatattattaatagaGATTGTTATACTGACTTTTGTGGATTAAGTATAACCAGAGATAAATTATGCTCTTTAATAAGAAAAGGATATACATTAATAGAAGGACATACAGATGTAAAAACTTTAgataattatcatttaagAATGTTTTGTATTGCTTTTACCAAAAAAAGGCAAAATCAAACCAAAAGTACTTGCTATGCTCAAACTAGccaaataaaaaaaatcagAAAGAAAATGGTTGATATTATGACTGCTGAAGCTAGTAAAgttttattaaaagattTAGTAAAGAAATTTATTCCTGAATCTATTGGAAAAGAAATTGAAAAACAATGCAAAAAAATTTATCCCTTACAAAATGTTCTTATTAGAAAAGTCAAAATACTTAAAAGACCTAAATTAGATATTTCTAAATTAATGGAATTACATACTGACCCAAAAGAAGAAGCAGGAAAAAATGTAAACGCCTTACCAGAATCTAAGGAAGCTACTAACATCTTAACAGCTGAATTGAAACATTAA
- a CDS encoding putative translation machinery-associated protein 7, producing the protein MPLNTQGGKKKPLKAAKKGPVELTEEDIAFKKEMAEKKKAEEEAKQKLLKAKKK; encoded by the exons ATGCCTTTGAACACACAg ggaggaaaaaaaaaacctTTAAAAGCTGCAAAGAAAGGACCAGTAGAATTAACAGAGGAAGATATTgcttttaaaaaagaaatggcagaaaaaaaaaa AGCTGAGGAAGAAGCTAAGCAAAAATTGTTGAAAGCTAAGAAAAAGTAA
- a CDS encoding hypothetical protein (conserved Plasmodium protein, unknown function), which yields MKDPLKKKEKEKGYYSCLDFDNLYKKKKKKKLKYSIKRDKNLSDTELYEKNKLVLRKKNNNTYISKHNILKKKKDDEKLCLFNNVTIYKDYFDKGDDKNDDKLRNLKKILRIYENVSTNEKKKLYELIKFFSFSEGGFQNNKLRQKVWLLLLGFNINISKEKNYNEHPISILCRNQKKKFKYHDNSITYFKLKWKRKKDSLYNHKNNNNYYFNGGQNKKIKERERLNKRNKIEKKNKKKYILRKNNTHDINNNKNDDNKNGNYNNDDNKNGNYNNDDNKNGNYKNDDNKNGNYNNDDNKNGNYNNDDNNDDNNVVNNDDNNDDNNVHNNHNDHGVHDAFCINNSNYSCPSNSSVISFSSHNSYNSHSTLSFESISHNSLNSSNYSLYSPTSSVLSCSSDSPLSSSSSSSVCSFVSNFSNNLQNVNDQIRVIKSKGGEEKSGRGERRINRKRGRRKKRCPLHFFSARDSYEIGACEHTKRSESYYAKRENSLFSNVFFFYKKNKRNRKGRSGCLYDVNKRAKKCIKKETKRIIHSILSIDKDKENFDKKKNRKFLIKLLKIIYKNLLEIDLYIVDYIMRKDELKEGKSDILTYLKYNIKNNYNMNSDMRRWIIDSVLLDENDRIQVKKDVKRSVNTWNVHKSIIYEIKKTYQYILKNIICSILYKHSNKIYYAQGVHDVCLVFITLYFHKFFLRYKKYVFLEHFISRYVVNKICSCIYSKRKKGGIGKKGVPFVFDNSSSDVLSEDMYIKKYSLCKKKEVHVDMASGVDNVNDKMYNETNDDTNNLLHERKNVQTVEKVLDNNNNNNNNSNNNNSNNNNSNNNNLSGIVEKNFLNFENFEEFENYFKKGDSNIVDINSIDNVYNNCLKRKKGNIYLYDIFEDNISNMFAMEEEYIEKICLLKNINLNKYIKYKKKKKKKEYIVYLLCERFLLFYMIDYLTLSLDISIKNTFKSIGLLLKYLDNEVYNVFCLLQKEQEGENMKYNNKNYKKNCDKKNSRNSSLKLSGTEFFFCLSWVVTYYSHVLTEFDKLARIFDTLLSNNGIFIIYFTSAIILYKKEELLKIANKKKKDQGYNNLYSETHYIFQNMKWKDINVENIIKKTYYYMNYKIPFDTFLNKIKKKISFPPFSPIYSYPFILHHFDYETKQEELKNMTVEKSILNFYTYKNKEFNNIQNCELKDITLKDNSVKDISAGLMSDVASLKNNNNTKEIKIKEANKKNSFNSDNNNIRNNISNDCVNNSDCNSAYYNILREEKYNKKKKNNINNNNNNRDNESVSSFKVDEVDNSKYMSDLEIINNNKNDNNINININSNNINFNNSYNMKIELSNMKRYDKYIDHILNDEKKDIDKKDRNDDIYFNNNCCKDNNIYLYYPYSILCNNLDLNNNILKKHLLVEHFFKYVLYDFILNYEGICKNYQMASQKIWYTIKYVHVRSEKEVIIYKRRKEKERKKCEKIFHKMTRHVMLLYIHKYNKKKKKKYIYMNFLRKHKKSSLSFNHFISNKMKMKTNNKIKRNHSYKNKNNHKNNHKNNNINISNNKARAIIPPIYKYVIQNSNVIKNDVSCKKAKINNPSSNIKENNKKKIFEHIFYLLKMSMHNSPYVHFFLIFFLITLFTSLFYYRR from the coding sequence atgaaagatcctttaaaaaagaaagaaaaggaaaaagGCTATTATAGCTGTTTAGATTTTGATAatttgtataaaaaaaaaaaaaaaaaaaaattaaagtATTCTATTAAAAGAGACAAGAATTTAAGTGACACAGAATTATATGAGAAGAACAAATTGGTTCTACgaaaaaagaataataatacatatatttcaaaacataatatattaaaaaaaaagaaagatgatgaaaaattatgtttgtttaataatgtaacaatatataaagattATTTTGATAAAGGTGATGATAAGAATGATGATAAATTAAGAAACTTAAAAAAGATTTTAagaatatatgaaaatgtgtcaacaaatgaaaaaaagaaattatatgaattaataaaattcttttctttttctgAAGGAGgttttcaaaataataaattacGACAGAAGGTATggttattattattaggatttaatataaatatatcgaaagagaaaaattataatgaacatccaatatctatattatgtagaaatcaaaagaaaaaatttaaatatcATGATAATTCGATAACATATTTTAAGTTAAAATggaaaagaaaaaaagataGTTTATATAACcataagaataataataattattattttaatgGTGGGcaaaataagaaaattaaagaaaGGGAAAGGCTAAATAAAAGGAAcaaaattgaaaaaaaaaataagaagaaatatattttaaggaaaaataatacgcatgatattaataataataaaaatgatgataataaaaatggtaattataataatgatgataataaaaatggtaattataataatgatgataataaaaatggtaattataaaaatgatgataataaaaatggtaattataataatgatgataataaaaatggtaattataataatgatgataataatgatgataataatgttgttaataatgatgataataatgatgataataatgttcataataatcataatgATCATGGTGTCCATGATGCtttttgtattaataattcaaaCTATTCATGTCCTTCTAATTCGTCAgttatttctttttcttcacataattcatataattcaCACTCTACTTTATCATTTGAATCTATTTCTCACAATTCACTTAATTCGTCGaattattctttatattcGCCCACATCATCCGTTTTGTCTTGTTCATCTGATTCTCCtctttcttcttcttcttcttcttctgTGTGTTCCTTTGTTTCCaatttttcaaataatcTTCAGAACGTTAACGATCAAATACGTGTTATAAAATCAAAAGGTGGCGAGGAAAAATCAGGAAGAGGTGAAAGAAGAATAAATAGAAAAAGAGGAAGGAGAAAGAAAAGATGCCCTCTGCATTTTTTCTCAGCTCGTGATTCATATGAAATTGGAGCATGTGAACATACAAAGCGTTCCGAGAGTTATTATGCTAAAAGAGAAAATTCGTTATTCTcaaatgttttttttttttataaaaaaaataaaagaaatagaAAAGGGCGATCTGGATGTTTGTATGATGTAAATAAAAGAGCAAAGAAATGCATTAAGAAAGAAACGAAAAGAATTATACATTCCATATTGAGTATTGATaaagataaagaaaattttgataagaaaaagaataggaagtttttaataaaattattaaaaataatttataagaatttattagaaatagatttatatatagtaGATTATATTATGAGAAAAGATGAATTAAAAGAAGGCAAAAGTGATATTttaacatatttaaaatataatataaaaaataattataatatgaattCAGATATGAGAAGATGGATAATTGATAGTGTATTATTAGATGAGAATGATAGAATACAAGTTAAAAAAGATGTAAAAAGAAGTGTAAATACATGGAATGTTCATAAatctattatatatgaaataaaaaagacatatcaatatatattaaaaaatattatatgtagtatattatataaacattctaataaaatatattatgcTCAAGGTGTACATGATGTATGTTTAGtttttataacattatattttcataaattttttttaagatataaaaaatatgtattcTTAGAACATTTTATATCACGATATGTtgttaataaaatatgtagttgtatatattcaaaaagaaaaaaaggGGGGATAGGAAAAAAAGGAGTGCCTTTTGTTTTTGACAATTCTTCTTCTGATGTGTTATCAGAAgatatgtatataaaaaagtataGTTTGTGTAAGAAAAAGGAGGTGCATGTTGATATGGCATCTGGTGTTGACAATGTGAATGATAAGATGTATAATGAGACTAATGATGATACTAATAATTTGTTGCACGAAAGGAAAAACGTGCAAACTGTTGAGAAGGTattagataataataataataataataataatagtaataataataatagtaataataataatagtaataataataactTATCAGGAATAGTGGaaaagaattttttaaattttgaaaattttGAAGAGTTcgaaaattattttaagAAAGGAGATAGTAATATTGTTGATATTAATTCAATTgataatgtatataataattgtttaaaaaggaaaaaaggaaatatatatttatatgatatatttgAAGATAATATTAGTAATATGTTTGCAATGGAAGAAgaatatattgaaaaaatatgtttacttaagaatataaatttaaataaatatataaaatataaaaagaagaagaagaaaaaagaatatatagtatatttattatgtgaacgatttttattattttatatgattgATTATTTAACATTATCATTAGATATATCAATTAAGAATACATTTAAAAGTATCggtttattattaaaatatttagaTAATGAAGtatataatgttttttgtttattacAGAAAGAACAAGAAGGtgaaaatatgaaatataataataagaattataaaaaaaactGTGATAAGAAAAATTCAAGAAATAGTTCTTTGAAATTAAGTGGTAcagaattttttttttgtttaagTTGGGTGGTTACATATTATTCTCATGTATTAACTGAGTTTGATAAATTAGCTCGAATTTTTGATACCCTATTATCAAATAATggtatatttataatatattttacaagtgccattatattatataaaaaagaagaattattaaagatagctaataaaaaaaaaaaggatcaaggatataataatttatattcagaaacacattatatatttcagAATATGAAATGGAAAGATATAAATGtggaaaatattataaagaaaacatattattatatgaattataaaattcCTTTTGATAcctttttaaataaaataaaaaaaaaaatctcCTTCCCACCATTTTCACCCATATATAGTTATCCTTTTATTCTTCATCATTTTGATTATGAAACAAAACAAGAGGaattgaaaaatatgacAGTAGAGAAGTCGATTTTGAATTTTTACACTTATAAGAATAAGgaatttaataatatacaaaattGTGAATTGAAGGATATTACTTTGAAGGATAATTCTGTGAAGGATATTTCTGCTGGTCTCATGAGTGATGTAGCatctttaaaaaataataataatacaaaagaaataaaaataaaggaagcaaataagaaaaatagTTTCAatagtgataataataatataagaaataatatatctaatgATTGTGTTAATAATAGTGATTGTAATAGCgcatattataatatattgagggaagaaaaatataataaaaaaaaaaagaacaatatcaacaataacaataataatagagATAATGAGAGTGTTAGTAGTTTTAAGGTGGATGAAGTTGATAATAGTAAATATATGAGCGATTtagaaattattaataataacaagaatgataataatataaatattaatatcaatagtaataatatcaattttaataattcctataatatgaaaattgAATTAAGTAATATGAAAAGgtatgataaatatatcgatcatatattaaatgatgaaaaaaaggatatagataaaaaagacaggaatgatgatatatattttaataataattgttgtaaggataataatatttatttatattatccatattcaattttatgtaataatttagatttaaataataatatattaaaaaagcATTTACTGGTGgaacatttttttaaatatgtactttatgattttattttaaattatgaaGGGATTTGTAAAAATTATCAAATGGCATCTCAAAAAATTTGGTATACTATTAAATATGTACATGTAAGAAGTGAAAAAGAagttattatttataaaagaagaaaagaaaaagaaagaaaaaaatgtgaAAAGATATTTCATAAAATGACTAGACATGtaatgttattatatatacataaatataataaaaagaaaaagaaaaaatatatttatatgaattttttaagaaaacataaaaaaagttctttatcatttaatcattttataagtaacaagatgaaaatgaagacaaacaataaaattaaaagaaaccatagttataaaaataaaaataatcataaaaataatcataaaaataataatattaatattagtaataataaagcTAGAGCTATCATACCACccatttataaatatgttattCAAAATAGtaatgttataaaaaatgatgtGTCTTGTAAAAAGGCAAAAATTAATAATCCATCatcaaatataaaagaaaataataaaaagaaaatttttgaacatattttttatcttctTAAAATGTCTATGCATAATTCCCCATATgttcatttctttttaattttttttttaatcaCCTTATTTACATccttattttattatcgTCGATAG
- a CDS encoding hypothetical protein (conserved Plasmodium protein, unknown function), which yields MFIKRRIINFYKNNPFAFCLGSTWFLLINGGILFSYKYFKNFEHRHCYINDSINILKIYINYKKGDNLKLLRRRGNIDSSNERAKCELIFSYNDEKIYLNVNAIKINKKKNNNNYNDNDNINDDNNNDDNYNDDNYNDDDDEYRDISIYLENPFLIKKDIKKYFLKVKLFLSSFVTSTMDDQKSKENYEHEDKMKHNINENNLILSDNIKSKNEKIYDIIKSGSIWKINNIMVVKKKKKKKNIKNDIIQSDTIQGDNIYPPSTDDDNNVEYNNVINSFLFYIRSFFNKNSWYAYEIYPIYGNVKDNSYYCKYDNKRKTLNDTQKNLSQIMLCAFFISTMLAIKRIYIYKNSYSSLNFVKNFVLHNEHLHNILGHKQVQILSISGIHEKNYLNSKIFFQVKEKQGVIQMTATRNSSDTSFFLLHAKLLLNNEVIELKKEN from the coding sequence atgtttataaaaagaaggataataaatttttataagaataacCCTTTTGCCTTTTGCTTAGGAAGTACTTGgtttttattaataaacGGTGGCATATTATTCagttataaatattttaaaaactTTGAACACAGGCATTGTTATATTAATGATTccataaatattttaaaaatatatataaattataagaaaggtgataatttaaaattattaagaAGAAGGGGTAATATCGATTCTTCAAATGAAAGGGCAAAGTGTGAACTGATCTTTTCATATAACGATGAgaagatatatttaaatgtcAATGCaataaagataaataaaaaaaaaaataataataattataatgataatgataatattaatgatgataataataatgatgataattataatgatgataactataatgatgatgatgatgaatATCGAGAcatttctatatatttgGAAAATCCatttttgataaaaaaagatataaaaaaatattttttaaaagtcaaattatttctttcttCATTTGTTACAAGTACAATGGATGATCAAAAAAGTaaagaaaattatgaaCATGAAGATAAAATGAAGcataatattaatgaaaataatttaatactatcagataatattaaaagtaagaatgaaaaaatatatgatataataaagagTGGATCTATTTGGaaaataaacaatataatggtagtaaagaaaaaaaaaaaaaaaaaaaatataaaaaatgatatcATTCAAAGTGATACCATCCAAggtgataatatatatcctCCTTCAACagatgatgataataatgtggaatataataatgttataaattcctttttattttatataagaaGTTTTTTTAATAAGAATTCTTGGTATGCGTATGAAATATATCCTATATATGGTAATGTTAAAGataattcttattattgtaaatatgataataaaagaaagaCTTTAAATGACACtcaaaaaaatttatcTCAAATTATGTTATGTGcttttttcatttctaCTATGTTAGCAATTAAAAggatttatatatataaaaattcatattctagtttaaattttgttaaaaattttgtatTACATAATGAACATcttcataatatattagGACATAAACAAGTACAAATATTAAGCATATCAGGGATacatgaaaaaaattatctcaacagtaaaatattttttcaagtaaaagaaaaacaagGTGTTATACAAATGACAGCTACTCGAAATTCTTCAGATACctctttttttcttctacACGCAAagttattattaaataatgaagTTATTGAATTaaagaaagaaaattaa